The DNA region ACGAACTGGAAAACTGTCCGTCAATCAATCAAGCGTTTGAAAGAACTTGAAACCATGAGCCAAGACGGCACTTTCGAAAAGCTAACCAAGAAAGAAGCGTTGGTTAACACCCGCGAAATGGAAAAGCTTGAGAAGAGCCTTGGTGGTATCAAAGATATGGCTGGCTTGCCAGATGTATTGTTTGTAATTGATGCTGACCACGAGCACATTGCAATTAAAGAAGCGAATAACTTGGGTATTCCAGTTATCTCGGTTGTTGATACTAACTCAAACCCTGATGGCGTTGATTACGTAATTCCTGGTAACGACGATGCGATTCGTGCAGTACAACTGTACTTGAACGCAGCGGCGGCAGCTATCAACGACGCGCGTGGCGCAGTTGTTGAAGGCAAAGCTGACGATTTCGTTGAAGCTGAAGAAACTGAATAAAGTCATCTGATTAGAGGACAAATACATGGCTATTACAGCAGCTCTGGTTAAAGAACTGCGCGAGCGCACTGGCGCTGGCATGATGGATTGCAAAAAAGCATTGGAAGAGACCGGCGGCGATATCGACGCGGCGATCGAAAATATGCGTAAAAGTGGTCAAGCGAAAGCAGCTAAGAAAGCTGGTCGCGTAGCTGCTGAAGGTGTAATCCTGACTAAGACCGAAGGTAATGTAGGTACTTTGGTTGAACTGAACTGTGAAACTGACTTCGTTGCTCGTGACGACAACTTCTTATCTTTCGGTGAGAAAGTTATCGAAGCGGCATTCGCAAACAAAGAAACTGACGTTGAAAAGCTGAAAGCAACCAACATCGGTGACGGCACTGTTGAAGAAGTTCGTGAAACGTTAGTTGCGAAAATCGGTGAGAACATGAACGTTCGCCGCGTGATCACTATTGAAGGTGGTGACTTGGTTGAAGCATATGTTCACGGCGGTCGTATTGGTGTATTAGTTGCAATCACTGGTGGTGATTCTGACTTAGCTAAAGACTTAGCAATGCACGTTGCAGCAAGCGCTCCACAGTTTGTGAAGCCAGAAGACGTATCAGCTGAAGTGGTTGAGAAAGAACGTGCAATTCAACTTGATATCGCAATGCAAAGTGGCAAGCCACAAGATATCGCTGAGAAGATGGTTGAAGGCCGTATGCGTAAATTCACTGGCGAGATCAGCTTAACTGGTCAAGCATTTGTGAAAGACCCATCAATCACTGTTGCAGACTTACTGAAGCAGAAAGGCGCTGACGTTCTTACTTTTGTTCGCTTTGAAGTGGGCGAAGGTATTGAGAAGAAAGCTGAAGACTTCGCTGCTGAAGTTCAAGCGCAAATGGCAGCTGCGAAAAAGGCTTAATGCCAATGACGCTGCCGACGACAAACAGTCGATAATAGAAACCGCATCCTGCTCGGCAGGATGCGGTTTTTTTTAGGGTGAACCCCCTTAAAACCTGAACATGGAGCGAACTGATGACACCAAGTAGCAAACCTGCATACCGCCGTGTACTTTTGAAATTAAGCGGTGAGGCGTTAATGGGCGATGAGCCTTTTGGCATTGATGCAAAAGTTTTAGACCGCATGGCTCAGGAGATAAAAGAGCTGGTTGAACTGGGCGTTCAAGTTGGTTTGGTGATAGGTGGCGGTAACCTATTTCGCGGTGAAGGCT from Pseudidiomarina andamanensis includes:
- the tsf gene encoding translation elongation factor Ts — translated: MAITAALVKELRERTGAGMMDCKKALEETGGDIDAAIENMRKSGQAKAAKKAGRVAAEGVILTKTEGNVGTLVELNCETDFVARDDNFLSFGEKVIEAAFANKETDVEKLKATNIGDGTVEEVRETLVAKIGENMNVRRVITIEGGDLVEAYVHGGRIGVLVAITGGDSDLAKDLAMHVAASAPQFVKPEDVSAEVVEKERAIQLDIAMQSGKPQDIAEKMVEGRMRKFTGEISLTGQAFVKDPSITVADLLKQKGADVLTFVRFEVGEGIEKKAEDFAAEVQAQMAAAKKA
- the rpsB gene encoding 30S ribosomal protein S2; this encodes MANVSMRDMLKAGVHFGHQTRFWNPKMKPFIFGARNKIHIINLEKTVPMFNDALNFLQHVASNKGKILFVGTKRAAADSVQEAAINCKQFYVNHRWLGGMLTNWKTVRQSIKRLKELETMSQDGTFEKLTKKEALVNTREMEKLEKSLGGIKDMAGLPDVLFVIDADHEHIAIKEANNLGIPVISVVDTNSNPDGVDYVIPGNDDAIRAVQLYLNAAAAAINDARGAVVEGKADDFVEAEETE